In Thermococcus profundus, the genomic stretch AGCCGAGGGGCCGTTCGAGTACAGGGACATCTCGGAGACCTTCGATAAAGCCATAGTCGAGCTCGACGAGCCGAACGAGTACGTTGAGAGGGCAATAAACGCGGCCCTTGAGGAGGGGGCGAAGAGGGTAGCCGGAGTGCTCTACACCGACCACGACAAGATTTACCTCACAACGAGCAACGGCGTTGAAGCCTTCGACGAGGGCACCGGGATAGAGATAAGTGTTCGCGCCTTCATCGGCGATCTTGAGAGCGGCCACGGGACGAACTCGGTTCGCGTTCTCAAGAAGTTTGACCCCGAGAGCGCCGGAAGGAAGGCCGGTGAGATAGCAAAGCTCGCCCAGAACCCGGAGCAGGGGCCGGAAGGGAAGTTCGACGTCATCTTTGACCCATTGGCCTTCGCCAACCTGCTGAGCTACATGAGCTTCATGACGTCCGCCTATGCCGCAGAAGCTGGTTTCTCATTCCTCGTGAACAAGCTCGGGCAGAAAGTCGCCGCCGAAGGGGTCACCATCAAGGACGTTGGAAACATGCCCAACGGCTATGGAACCAGGAAGTTCGACGATGAGGGCGTTCCAACGAGGGAAACTGCAATAATCGAAAACGGAACCTTCAAGACGTTCCTCCTCAACACGAGCCTCGCCAAGAAGTACGGGACTGAAACGACTGCCAACGCCGGTCTTGTAATACCCCACGCCTGGAACATAGTCCTTGAGCCGGGCGACTACTCGAAGGAGGAGCTATTCAGCGATGTGAAACAGGGAATTTACATCACCAACGTATGGTACACGCGCTTCCAGAACTACGTTGCGGGAGACTTCTCAACCATTCCAAGGGACGGCATCTTCCTGGTTGAAAACGGCGAGCTGAAGCCGATAAGGAACATAAGGGTGAGCGACAATCTCCAGAGGATTCTTGAGAACATCGTAGCCCTCGGAAGAGACCTCTACCATATCCACTGGTGGGAGGTAAACACCCCGGTCTCGGCGCCGTACGTGCTCGTCAAAGATGTTGGTATAACCAGGGCGACGAAGTGAAGGTTGTGAGGTTTCATCTCTCCAGTTGTTTTTTCTTTTCTTCTGAAATCCCCATTGTAAGGACAAAGGAGCTGAAAGCGGCTTTTGGATGGACGTTGAAAGAGGGCCAAAACCTTATTAGCTTCCAAGGGGTGGTGTTAATTGGTGAGAGACTGTGCTTGAGATATTGAACGTGCTCATGCGCCTCTTCACTTGGGGGCTTGCCGTATACCGCTGGGGGAAAAGAAGGGAGGGGTTCATGTTTCCCCTGACCCTCGCCCTCTGGATAGATTTTCTGGCGGCCCTGACTCAAAGGGCAATCTTAACCGACCTGGGATGGACCCCCAGTGCAAACGCGCTGGCTCCTTTACTGAGCACGTTCGCTGTGCTGGAGGGTACGCTCTTCATCACGGTGGCTCTCCTCGTTCTAGACAGCTTTGATACACTCAAGGGGCAGCTGACCGTCCTTGTAAGCTCCGTTATTGGGCCCGCCTACGTCCTGGTGGCGGTTCTGCTCAACGAGCCCTCAACGATCCTCTTCGCGTTTCCCCTTCCCTTCATGGGGGCCTCTCTCATCCTCATGGGATACGCCCTCATCAAGGAAGAGGTCGGTGTTAAAAGCGTGGCCACTCTGTTCCCCTTGGGAGCATTGTTTTTGGGCATCATAAACCTCACGTACCCCATAACAGTTAAAACCTCTCTGTCCGGTTATCTCTATGCACTGGGAGCCATCTTTAGGGCGATGATATTCATAGGGATGCTGAACTACGCATTCCTTCCTGTGAGGCCTCCCGAGAAGCCCATAACAGAGCTCCCCACCGGGGCATTCTACTCCTCGGAGGCGAAGGTCCTCAGGATCCTCCTCCAAAAGATGCAGTCCAGCGGAAACGGCATTCTCATAACTAGAAACCTACTGCGGGGCCTCAAACCCAGGTTTCCTGTTTTTTGGGTGAGCAAGGTCTCAGAAGGCGAAATGGCTGAGGGCATCATGACGATATCCCCGACGGATATGGGCATCCTGATCGACCTCATAAGGAAGTACCTCGAAAAGGGCCACTCCCTTGTGGTTATAGACTGCTTCGAGTACTTGATGATGGAGAACGGCTTTGAGAGCGCCCTTAAGTTTCTGCTCTCCCTGAAGGACTACGCGTCCAAGTACGGGGGCACCCTAGTCCTGGTTACAGATCCCTCCGCATATCCAGAAAAGGAGTGGAGGATAATAACCCGGGAGCTGGAGAAGCTGGAACTGTAGCCCTCGCTGGAACGTTTTGGCATAATCAAAGAAGAAGCAAAGTTCCCGGATAAATCCGATGCGTTGTTCAAAGGCTTAGGATCTGGAGATATCTCTGCATATGCTTCGATTCTGTGGTTTTCAATGGTTGATATCTTCCCGCATGGAAACTGAAACTGGAGTCCGAGTAGGCCCCTAAACGTTTTTATTTTCCCTGCTCAACTCCTACCGGTGAGAAAATGATAGAGTTCGTGATCCTCCTCGGCGTCATCGGCGGCTGGTTCATAGCCGCGACCACACTGCTCCTGATGCTGGTTTTTGGAAAAATGTGGGGACTTCTTGGGGTCTTCCTCCTAGTCCTGGGGGTAGAACTCAATAAGTTCTTAAAACGGAGGTACATGGGGGTTATAGTCTCAAACTCACCGCGTGCTCGTGAGGTTGCGAGGCACATCTTCGAGATGAACGAGCTTATAATCCTCTCCTCCTACGCGGCGGCGCTGTTCCTTTACATAGTGGTTCAGAAGTACGTCGAGATCGTAATCAAAGTTCCCGCGGGGTGATCGCATGTTCAACGTGGTTATCGTGAGGTACGGCGAGATCGGAACGAAATCGAGGCAGACGAGGAGATGGTTTGAGAACATCCTCATGAACAACATCAGGGAGGCCCTCGTCAGCGAAGGGATTGAGTTCAAGAAGATAGAGGCTAGGCATGGAAGGGTTCTTGTGAAGACTAACAGGGCAAGGGAATCGGTAGAAGTCCTCTCCAGGGTTTTTGGTATAGTATCGCTCTCGCCGGCCATGGAAGTCGACGCCGAGATGGAGAAGATCAACAGGACTTCCCTGAAGCTCTTCAGGAAGATGAAGCGCGAGCTTGGCCTTGAGAGACCGAGGTTCCGAGTTACCGCTAGGAGGATAACGAAGGAGTTCCCGCTCAAGAGCCCGGAGGTTCAGGC encodes the following:
- a CDS encoding TldD/PmbA family protein, whose amino-acid sequence is MFDVNEFILKKAKELGFGDVVVLSYETNRRQVRFANNEITIAKNWHERKVELFVELEKRVAGTTITELSEENIERTLKTLLSNMKGMAPKEDYYGIAEGPFEYRDISETFDKAIVELDEPNEYVERAINAALEEGAKRVAGVLYTDHDKIYLTTSNGVEAFDEGTGIEISVRAFIGDLESGHGTNSVRVLKKFDPESAGRKAGEIAKLAQNPEQGPEGKFDVIFDPLAFANLLSYMSFMTSAYAAEAGFSFLVNKLGQKVAAEGVTIKDVGNMPNGYGTRKFDDEGVPTRETAIIENGTFKTFLLNTSLAKKYGTETTANAGLVIPHAWNIVLEPGDYSKEELFSDVKQGIYITNVWYTRFQNYVAGDFSTIPRDGIFLVENGELKPIRNIRVSDNLQRILENIVALGRDLYHIHWWEVNTPVSAPYVLVKDVGITRATK
- a CDS encoding DUF835 domain-containing protein, whose translation is MLEILNVLMRLFTWGLAVYRWGKRREGFMFPLTLALWIDFLAALTQRAILTDLGWTPSANALAPLLSTFAVLEGTLFITVALLVLDSFDTLKGQLTVLVSSVIGPAYVLVAVLLNEPSTILFAFPLPFMGASLILMGYALIKEEVGVKSVATLFPLGALFLGIINLTYPITVKTSLSGYLYALGAIFRAMIFIGMLNYAFLPVRPPEKPITELPTGAFYSSEAKVLRILLQKMQSSGNGILITRNLLRGLKPRFPVFWVSKVSEGEMAEGIMTISPTDMGILIDLIRKYLEKGHSLVVIDCFEYLMMENGFESALKFLLSLKDYASKYGGTLVLVTDPSAYPEKEWRIITRELEKLEL